GATACGCAGACGCCTCGAACGGTGAACTGGAACGGACGAGACACTACGAGGGAGTCTCCGGCGAGGAGATCGACGAGGGTCTCGCGGGACAGTACTCCGACGATCGATATCTCACGGTGACCCGGACGGATCGTGAACGGGAAGTCCGTGCGTTCCAAGAGTTACGCTACACGGAGTCCCAACTCGACTCGATCTCGTCCCAGTCCGACGTCAATCGCGTGCAGTCGAACGGCGAATTCGAACTGTATTACGTCCGCGGGCAGGCCGAGTGAGTGATCGCGCGGCTCCAACCGCGACCGGTATGCGAGCACCGAACGGCCCACTGTTGATCGAACGGTCCGTTCGAGGCGACCGAGGGATCGCGCAGACGTATCGGAGTGTCGGCCGAATCACCGTCTTCGGTCGAGAATCGTCCTTCCGCGGTAATCCTCTTTCGTCACTCCAGGTATCCGAGACCGCGAAGCCGATCCTCGATACCGTCCATATCCTCGGTTTCAGACTCTTTCGATCCGTCCGCGGTCGTGTCCGCGTACCGTTGAGTAGTGACCGCGCCGATCGTTTCCGGATCGAAGATGTCTTCGAGGATTCGACCGTCAGCCGTCTCCGGAACCGGCCGCCCGGCCCCGTGAAGGATCGTCGGGGCGACATCGACGACCGACGCGTCTTCGACCGTGACGCCGGCATCGACGTTCGGGCCCCACGCGAGGAAGATTCCGTCGGAACGGTGGCTTGCCGCTTTACTGCCGGCAGGCTCGAACGGGTCGTCGGTCACCTTCGTCTTCTCCTCGTACTCCCCGCGACCGACCGCGATCAGATCCGGCGAGTCGGGATCTGTCGGAAACAGATCGTCCCCGTCCCGAACGTCGAGGACTCGCTCGCCAGTTTCGGGGTCCGTCACCTCGGACAGCGCGGCGGCCACGTCGTGTTTGACCGATTCGACCTCGTCCGGGTGGACGATCCCCTGATCGAACCGTTCCGTATCGTTGACGTATATCTGTGCTGGATCGTGTGCGAACGCGGTCGTTTCGCTGAATTCCACGTCATAAAGCCAGTGGTCGCCCGGAATCCGCTCGGCGACTCCGTCGACGATGCTCTCCGGGAGGTGCTCGACCAGCGTCTCGGTCGTGATTCCGACCCGATCGAGCGCATCGAGCACGGTCGATTTCGTGACGCCGAACCGTTCGAGCGAACTGCGTGTGCCGTCGTTCCCTTTTCGCGAGAGGAATCCCTCCGACGACAGGAGCGAGTTGAGGTTGACGAACGACGAGATGGGGCCGAATCCGTGGTCGGAGACCACGTACAGCGTCGCGTTCGCTTCCTCCGCGTACGCCATCGCTTCGCCGATAATCTCGTCCAGTTGGCGGTAGTGCTCGAGGATAACGTCCTCGTCCCAGACGAGGTGCTGGAGCCGATCGGGTGCGGTGTAGACGAAGAAAAACAGTCGCCAGTCGTGCTCTCGGGCGAGTTTGCGCATCAGAGATCGCCGACCTGACACGAGATCCTCGAGGTCGTCGACGAACTCGTCCTGATCGTCGGTGTACTCGGACCAGTCGAGTGCAATCTGGTACTCCGGAATCTCTCGTTCGATCTCGTGGCGGAGTTCGGTCGGACGAGCGAACCCGTCGCCGATTTCGGGTGTGAACATTCCGGAGACCATCGCGCCGTCGATCTCGCTGGCCGGATACGTCATCGGGACGTTAGCGGCGACCGCGGGCGTGAAGACGTCCCACAGGGCCGGTCGTTTGCGATCCTCACCGGAATACCACTCGTGCGTGTAATCCCCGTTGAGTCCCGTAAATCCGTAGATGCCGTGTTTGTCGGGCCATACGCCCGTCGCGATCGAGGGCCAGGCCAGCGGCGTCGTTGGCGGAAACGTACTCGTCAGTGGTCCGGACGCGCCCTCCTCGAAGAGACGATTGACGTTCGGCAAGGCGCCGTCTCCACCCCACTTTCGGAGTAGATTCCACGGTACGCCGTCGATACCCAGTACGAACGCCTTCGATGTCGCATTTCCATTCATGAAATAATTTCAGCTCCCGGTTCCGCTGTGCTGAGGCACTCCCCGTGCAGCCATTGTTATTCGTCGCCTGCGGCGAGGACTGAAGTCGGTATTAGACGCGGCGAGAACTACGCGATCGATGGTACTCCGTTCGGTCGCGTCGAATCCCGCTTGGTTCGGCGGGTCGGAGAACCGCGTTGGCAAACTCGTAGAACGTCACTCACCGTCACTCGGCGAAGTATCGAGACGCGTCACCCTTTCTCTGTCCGAACAGTTATTCCGGGAAAACGCTCCGTAGCGAGATTATAACAATGACTGCTCCTGTCACCGAAGATGACTAGATGAACCGTCACAGTTCGAGCGACGGCACGCTGCAGACGGCCGCCGAGGGATCGATCGGAATCGCCGTGGCGGTCCCTCTCGCAAGCGGGAACAGCGATCGTATCACTTCACGTGTCGGTGGAGTAAAACGATGAGTTCGGCGGACCACAATGTCAGTAAGACCGTCATCGTCGGGTTCGACGGAATGGACTGGCGGTACGTCGATCGATTCTCGGATCGACTCGATAACCTTTCGGAACTTCGCGAACGCGGCGTCGGCGCCGATCTGACGTCGACGTATCCGCCGTGGACGGGCAGCGCCTGGCCGTCGATGTACACCGGTGTTACGCCGGATTACCACGGCGTATTCGACTTTTTCGACTATCGCGACAGTTATCCGGACTCGGCCGCGGCCGTTACGAGGTCGGATGTGAAGGCACCGGCGCTCTGGGACTACCTCTCCGACCGCGAACTCTCCTCGATCGTGTTGAATCTCCCGGTGACCCATCCCACGGGGCCGATGGACGGCGTTCTCGTTCCGGGCTACCTCGCGCCGGCGGACGAACCCGGATACCCCGACGGGATCCGCGACGAGATCGAGGACGCACTCGGCGAGCCATACCGGATCTACTCAGAGTGCGAAACGGCCTCCGATACCGAGAAAAAAGTCGACGGCTACGTCAACC
The nucleotide sequence above comes from Halosolutus halophilus. Encoded proteins:
- a CDS encoding alkaline phosphatase family protein, which codes for MNGNATSKAFVLGIDGVPWNLLRKWGGDGALPNVNRLFEEGASGPLTSTFPPTTPLAWPSIATGVWPDKHGIYGFTGLNGDYTHEWYSGEDRKRPALWDVFTPAVAANVPMTYPASEIDGAMVSGMFTPEIGDGFARPTELRHEIEREIPEYQIALDWSEYTDDQDEFVDDLEDLVSGRRSLMRKLAREHDWRLFFFVYTAPDRLQHLVWDEDVILEHYRQLDEIIGEAMAYAEEANATLYVVSDHGFGPISSFVNLNSLLSSEGFLSRKGNDGTRSSLERFGVTKSTVLDALDRVGITTETLVEHLPESIVDGVAERIPGDHWLYDVEFSETTAFAHDPAQIYVNDTERFDQGIVHPDEVESVKHDVAAALSEVTDPETGERVLDVRDGDDLFPTDPDSPDLIAVGRGEYEEKTKVTDDPFEPAGSKAASHRSDGIFLAWGPNVDAGVTVEDASVVDVAPTILHGAGRPVPETADGRILEDIFDPETIGAVTTQRYADTTADGSKESETEDMDGIEDRLRGLGYLE